In one Rattus rattus isolate New Zealand chromosome 16, Rrattus_CSIRO_v1, whole genome shotgun sequence genomic region, the following are encoded:
- the Orai2 gene encoding protein orai-2 yields the protein MGHVTAAQRCLGSGCGRKEGGGRSSALAGLPGHPAATQTLATSRSGELEPSALRASQPGLVPTMSAELNVPMDPSAPACPEPGHKGMDYRDWVRRSYLELVTSNHHSVQALSWRKLYLSRAKLKASSRTSALLSGFAMVAMVEVQLETKYQYPQPLLIAFSACTTVLVAVHLFALLISTCILPNVEAVSNIHNLNSISESPHERMHPYIELAWGFSTVLGILLFLAEVVLLCWIKFLPVDAKDQPGSHSHTGWQAALVSTIIMVPVGLIFVVFTIHFYRSLVRHKTERHNREIEELHKLKVQLDGHERSLQVV from the exons ATGGGTCACGTGACGGCGGCGCAGCGTTGCCTAGGCAGCGGCTGCGGGCGGAAAGAGGGAGGGGGCCGGTCCTCCGCCCTGGCCGGGCTGCCGGGCCACCCGGCCGCGACACAGACGCTAGCCACGAGCCGGAGCGGAGAACTGGAGCCAAGCGCGCTGAGGGCTAGCCAGCCAGG CCTGGTCCCCACCATGAGTGCCGAGCTCAATGTGCCCATGGACCCCTCTGCCCCCGCCTGCCCTGAACCCGGCCACAAGGGCATGGATTACCGAGACTGGGTCCGACGCAGCTACCTGGAACTGGTCACATCCAACCACCACTCGGTGCAGGCCCTGTCCTGGAGGAAGCTGTACCTGAGCAGGGCCAAGCTGAAAGCCTCCAGCCGGACCTCTGCCCTCCTGTCCGGCTTCGCCATG GTGGCCATGGTGGAGGTGCAGCTGGAGACCAAGTACCAGTACCCTCAGCCCCTGCTCATCGCCTTCAGCGCCTGCACCACGGTGCTGGTAGCCGTGCACCTATTTGCCCTGCTTATCAGCACATGCATCCTGCCCAACGTGGAAGCCGTGAGCAACATCCACAACCTCAACTCCATCAGCGAGTCGCCGCACGAGCGCATGCACCCGTACATCGAGCTTGCCTGGGGCTTCTCTACCGTTCTGGGCATCCTGCTTTTCCTGGCTGAGGTGGTCCTGCTCTGCTGGATCAAGTTCCTCCCAGTGGATGCCAAGGATCAGCCAGGTTCGCATAGCCACACGGGCTGGCAGGCCGCTCTGGTGTCCACCATCATCATGGTACCTGTGGGTCTCATCTTCGTGGTCTTTACTATCCACTTTTACCGCTCCCTGGTGCGACATAAGACAGAGCGCCACAACCGTGAGATCGAGGAACTGCACAAGCTCAAGGTGCAGCTGGATGGGCACGAGAGAAGCCTGCAGGTGGTGTGA
- the Alkbh4 gene encoding alpha-ketoglutarate-dependent dioxygenase alkB homolog 4, giving the protein MATVAAEVSYLQECGCKGIRTCLICERQRQRDPPWQISLQKKCCFLYCPDIGWAVGAEGSDFEGWAFPFPGVTLTPDFVTPEEEAEMVRLMDCDPWKPSQSGRRKQDYGPKVNFRKQKLKMAGFQGLPGFSQKVVQRMGLYPGLEDFQPVEQCNLDYSPERGSAIDPHLDDSWLWGERLVSLNLLSATVVSMSREAPGSLLLCPVPSVGPDAFEGNNVAPSRSVPCQEVEVAISVPRRSLLVLTGAARHQWTHAIHRRHIKARRVCATFRELASEFLPGGKQQELGQELLWTALSFQGRPV; this is encoded by the exons ATGGCGACGGTAGCGGCTGAAGTTTCTTATTTGCAGGAGTGCGGCTGTAAAGGTATCCGGACCTGTCTCATCTGCGAGAGACAACGCCAGAGGGACCCGCCCTGGCAGATCTCCCTTCAG AAAAAATGCTGTTTCCTCTACTGCCCGGACATAGGCTGGGCCGTGGGGGCCGAGGGCTCTGACTTTGAGGGCTGGGCGTTCCCCTTCCCGGGAGTGACACTCACACCAGACTTTGTGACCCCAGAGGAAGAAGCCGAGATGGTGCGTCTCATGGACTGCGACCCTTGGAAGCCTTCGCAGTCcgggaggaggaagcag GACTATGGCCCCAAAGTCAATTTTCGGAAGCAGAAGCTGAAGATGGCGGGCTTCCAGGGTCTCCCCGGCTTTAGCCAGAAGGTAGTCCAGAGAATGGGCCTTTACCCGGGGCTGGAGGACTTCCAGCCTGTGGAACAGTGTAATCTGGACTACAGCCCCGAGCGGGGCTCCGCCATCGACCCCCACCTGGATGACTCCTGGCTGTGGGGCGAGCGCCTGGTGAGCCTCAACCTCCTGTCGGCCACCGTGGTGTCTATGTCCCGAGAGGCCCCCGGCAGCCTGCTGCTCTGCCCAGTCCCCTCTGTTGGACCGGATGCTTTTGAAGGCAACAACGTGGCCCCTAGCAGGTCCGTCCCCTGCCAAGAGGTGGAGGTGGCCATCTCAGTACCCCGCCGCTCCCTGCTGGTGCTCACAGGGGCCGCCCGGCACCAGTGGACGCACGCCATCCACCGCAGACACATCAAGGCCCGCCGTGTGTGCGCCACCTTCAGGgagctggccagtgagttcctgCCTGGAGGGAAGCAGCAAGAACTGGGCCAAGAACTGCTGTGGACTGCACTGTCCTTCCAAGGGAGACCCGTGTGA